A single Phoenix dactylifera cultivar Barhee BC4 chromosome 1, palm_55x_up_171113_PBpolish2nd_filt_p, whole genome shotgun sequence DNA region contains:
- the LOC103717720 gene encoding aspartic proteinase nepenthesin-1-like, whose product MVKVWHILILLCVSTLSQYPSIVRSLQLKLVHRDSIHSPLYPGNLTNKERLERLYNYSTAGEELYETMLLQSNYSEDAIRPFVKPSRITYMVELTVGTHPGSQNPKTFHLILDVGSSLVWLQCEPCSNCWSPKEGRFDPEKDSTSFASVPCNHPLCGLSKPGWACIQNQCTYAQSYAQRATSKGILGLDTFGFASDGNGMEKVDGLVFGCGHDNKGFIQPPEVAGILGLNAQPISLTSQVQQQVGGAKFSYCLPSSNDAVSRLRLGRDADLQGPDVKTVRFIPTPGSTSYYLPLVDVSVANERIGFEANAFQPIKQGRSYQGGFIIDSGAAASSFMGSGPNGGPFERVKNAFKHYFESHGLIDRSGSSRIFEVCYSSQANQGGQFSEYPTMAFHFDNGNDLVVHPNDLIIQDNGFFCVAIRRTPGISVWGAYQQHDYKISFDNENKMLSYVRANCNHDG is encoded by the coding sequence ATGGTTAAGGTCTGGCATATCCTCATCCTGTTATGTGTTTCCACCTTATCGCAATATCCTTCAATCGTGCGGTCTCTACAGTTGAAACTGGTACATAGGGATTCCATCCATTCTCCCCTCTATCCTGGAAACCTCACAAACAAGGAGAGACTAGAACGTTTGTACAACTACTCAACCGCCGGAGAAGAGTTGTATGAGACCATGCTGTTGCAATCCAATTACAGCGAAGATGCAATCCGGCCATTTGTTAAACCTTCCCGTATTACCTACATGGTGGAACTCACCGTGGGCACCCATCCAGGGAGCCAAAACCCAAAGACCTTTCACTTGATCTTGGATGTTGGCAGCAGCCTTGTATGGCTCCAGTGCGAGCCATGCAGTAATTGCTGGAGCCCGAAGGAGGGACGATTTGATCCGGAGAAAGACTCCACATCCTTTGCCTCGGTTCCATGCAACCATCCATTATGTGGCTTGAGCAAACCCGGATGGGCATGCATCCAAAACCAGTGCACCTATGCCCAAAGTTATGCCCAGCGTGCGACCTCAAAAGGCATTCTCGGCCTCGACACCTTTGGTTTCGCCTCCGACGGCAATGGGATGGAGAAAGTTGACGGATTGGTCTTTGGGTGTGGCCATGACAACAAAGGCTTTATTCAACCACCAGAAGTTGCAGGCATCCTCGGCCTCAATGCGCAGCCAATATCGCTGACGAGCCAAGTCCAGCAGCAAGTTGGAGGGGCCAAGTTTTCGTATTGCCTCCCATCCTCCAACGATGCTGTAAGTCGTTTAAGGCTTGGTCGTGATGCTGATCTCCAAGGGCCTGACGTGAAGACAGTCCGTTTCATCCCGACCCCTGGCTCGACGAGCTACTACCTCCCTTTGGTGGATGTCAGCGTGGCCAACGAACGTATTGGGTTTGAGGCCAATGCTTTCCAACCGATAAAGCAGGGAAGGAGCTATCAGGGGGGATTCATCATTGACTCCGGGGCTGCCGCCTCCTCCTTCATGGGCTCTGGACCGAATGGTGGACCATTTGAGCGGGTTAAAAATGCATTCAAACATTACTTCGAAAGCCATGGGCTAATTGATCGCTCGGGCAGCAGTCGCATCTTTGAAGTATGCTACAGTAGCCAGGCGAACCAAGGTGGTCAGTTTTCAGAATATCCAACCATGGCGTTCCATTTTGATAATGGGAATGATTTAGTTGTGCACCCAAATGACCTCATTATTCAGGACAACGGCTTTTTCTGCGTTGCAATACGACGCACGCCTGGAATAAGTGTTTGGGGAGCGTACCAACAGCATGACTACAAGATCTCATTTGACAACGAAAACAAGATGCTGTCGTATGTTCGAGCAAATTGCAACCACGATGGGTAG